A region from the Tsuneonella mangrovi genome encodes:
- a CDS encoding DUF4350 domain-containing protein: MSSARRSPFSAKVVLGLLLCGSLAFLATLYFIGTGRTGSSTGEAHAASRGLNGYAALYTMLEKQGYAVSQSRDRAGLRSKGLLILTPSLQAEPDEISQAIANRRYIGPTLLIVPKWFAFAPPATYKDKKSGWVLLAGATTPEWLEKLGDDLSLKAKLGEVAKGKSQWSGLGRSGSLPKPTSVQELTGGNLIELVKDSAGRMLVGYDNDNGCYPVLDEAADVTDDNADKCDGDRWNLTIVVEPDLMNNYGLEDRNRAMLAAKIVELTREKQDIPIVFDLSLAGLGGAKNLLTLAVTPPFLAATLCLLIAMIAIGWRAFLRFGPPLAEGRANAFGKRQLVANSAGFLVRSRRLRLLTAPFAALVARRLANALGLRGAEPAAIDAALARRAPDSPPYSQLAEQLRQARGPSEILRAAHALKSLEGTITP; the protein is encoded by the coding sequence TTGAGCAGCGCCCGCCGTTCCCCATTCAGCGCGAAGGTCGTGCTTGGCCTGCTGTTGTGCGGCTCGCTCGCCTTCCTCGCGACGCTCTATTTCATTGGCACCGGCCGGACCGGATCAAGCACTGGCGAAGCCCATGCCGCGTCGCGCGGACTCAACGGGTATGCGGCGCTCTACACAATGCTCGAAAAACAGGGCTACGCCGTCTCGCAATCGCGCGACCGGGCTGGCCTGAGAAGCAAGGGTCTGTTGATCTTGACTCCGTCGCTACAAGCCGAACCGGATGAGATTTCGCAGGCAATCGCCAACCGCCGCTACATCGGGCCGACACTGCTGATCGTTCCCAAGTGGTTCGCGTTCGCGCCGCCTGCGACTTACAAGGACAAGAAAAGCGGCTGGGTCCTCTTGGCCGGTGCGACCACGCCCGAGTGGCTGGAAAAGCTCGGCGACGACTTGTCGCTCAAGGCGAAGCTCGGCGAAGTTGCAAAGGGCAAGTCGCAATGGTCAGGCCTGGGGCGGTCGGGTTCGCTGCCGAAGCCGACAAGCGTCCAGGAACTGACCGGTGGGAACTTGATCGAGCTGGTCAAGGACTCGGCGGGCAGGATGCTGGTCGGGTATGACAACGACAACGGGTGCTACCCAGTCCTCGACGAAGCGGCGGATGTCACCGACGACAATGCCGATAAATGCGACGGTGACCGCTGGAACCTGACAATCGTGGTCGAGCCCGACCTGATGAACAACTATGGCCTCGAAGACCGCAACCGGGCGATGCTGGCCGCGAAAATTGTCGAACTGACCCGCGAAAAGCAGGATATCCCGATCGTGTTCGACCTTTCGCTTGCGGGGCTCGGAGGGGCCAAGAACCTGCTGACTCTAGCAGTCACGCCGCCGTTCCTTGCCGCTACCCTGTGCCTTTTGATCGCGATGATCGCGATTGGGTGGCGCGCGTTCCTGCGGTTCGGGCCGCCGCTGGCGGAAGGCCGAGCAAACGCCTTTGGCAAGCGGCAGCTGGTAGCCAATTCGGCCGGGTTCCTCGTGCGTAGTCGGCGGCTGCGCCTGCTGACCGCACCCTTCGCAGCGTTGGTCGCCAGACGGCTGGCAAACGCCTTGGGCCTGCGCGGCGCGGAACCGGCTGCAATCGACGCGGCGCTGGCCCGGCGGGCACCCGATTCACCGCCGTATTCACAACTGGCCGAGCAGCTCAGGCAAGCGCGCGGTCCATCCGAAATCCTGCGTGCAGCGCACGCGCTCAAGTCGCTCGAAGGGACGATTACGCCATGA
- a CDS encoding AAA family ATPase, which produces MTMTLDEVRTLAASIRAEVGKAIVGQDEIVEHLLVALLAEGHVLLEGPPGTAKTFLAQCFASSLGLDFGRIQFTPDLLPGDILGSNLFNFQTSQFTLTRGPIFCDLLLADEINRTPPKTQAALLEAMQERRVTLDGETHSLPDHFMVVATQNPIENQGVYPLPEAQLDRFLFKLLVPYPSNEEEAAIVARFGQRQGTPRAADFGIGAVTDREKLAFAAGALGQVTVAQEIVDYVVRLIRATRENSEISSGASPRAAVQLANAARARAALEGRNYVIPDDVKALATAVLRHRLVLSPAAEIEGRDIESLVAQLVEATEAPR; this is translated from the coding sequence ATGACCATGACCCTCGATGAGGTTCGCACCCTCGCCGCATCGATCCGCGCCGAAGTCGGCAAGGCGATCGTCGGACAGGACGAAATTGTCGAGCACCTGCTCGTCGCCCTGCTGGCCGAAGGACACGTGCTGCTCGAAGGGCCGCCGGGGACCGCGAAGACCTTCCTCGCGCAATGTTTTGCAAGTTCGCTCGGGCTCGACTTCGGTCGGATCCAGTTCACACCGGACCTGTTGCCAGGGGACATCCTCGGCTCGAACTTGTTCAACTTCCAGACCAGCCAGTTCACTCTCACCCGCGGGCCGATCTTCTGCGACCTGCTGCTGGCCGACGAGATCAACCGTACGCCGCCCAAGACCCAGGCCGCACTGCTCGAAGCGATGCAGGAACGGCGGGTGACGCTCGACGGCGAAACGCATTCGCTGCCCGATCACTTCATGGTCGTCGCCACGCAGAACCCGATCGAGAACCAGGGCGTCTATCCCTTGCCCGAAGCACAGCTCGACCGGTTCCTGTTCAAGCTGCTGGTGCCCTACCCATCCAACGAAGAGGAAGCGGCGATCGTCGCCCGCTTCGGCCAGCGCCAAGGCACCCCGCGCGCCGCCGACTTCGGGATCGGCGCAGTGACCGATCGCGAGAAGCTTGCTTTTGCAGCCGGTGCGCTCGGGCAAGTGACGGTAGCGCAGGAGATCGTCGATTATGTCGTGCGGCTGATCCGCGCGACGCGCGAAAATTCGGAGATATCCAGCGGCGCATCCCCCCGTGCGGCGGTCCAGCTCGCCAACGCAGCCCGGGCGCGGGCCGCGCTCGAAGGGCGCAACTACGTGATCCCCGACGACGTCAAGGCGCTCGCCACAGCCGTGTTGCGCCATCGCCTGGTGCTCAGCCCCGCCGCCGAAATCGAAGGCCGCGATATCGAGAGCCTCGTCGCCCAGCTGGTCGAAGCGACCGAGGCACCGCGTTGA